In Methanobacterium petrolearium, the following proteins share a genomic window:
- the feoB gene encoding ferrous iron transport protein B, whose protein sequence is MKEHYHMVKIPDCIEKKEYEKSLSQKKELKKPCEDKVSSSNCDITIALAGNANVGKSVIFNYLTGSDQVVGNWPGKTVKRAEGNLFYQGHKIHIIDLPGIYSFSTFSMEEIVSREYIAHEKPEIVINVLDASVLERNLFFTLQLMEMKVPMVVCVNQMDIARQKGYNIDAEKLEKALGVPVVPTVAVTGEGLQKLVKEAMKVAKTKNQENLIEYGGEVEKTIKSLETFLKSEKVHVGYPNRWVAIKLLENDPEISKIVQSTSVRSIQFANHLALELEKIHDEPSFAIMASERYALASKIAAGAQKRTEFKITLSEKLDKILIHPVYGYFTSALVIIGLLVWTFIIGNFLSGIITNVMGFFQPVDPVLSGPLLAVLWNGAFGGLVAGLTLIVPFIIPFYILLSYIQNSGLLTRVAFMMDSFMQKIGLHGKALIPLVLGYGCSVPAIDSTRILETKRERLLAAFAITFAPCSARTIIILSLVAVFVSIWWALALYILDLIIIFIMGKIALKAMPGESTSLIMEMHSLRIPSSSVILKDTWNRTKSLAYMVIPVFIIGSAVIQLFYVLGVLEPISNFMIPLTVGWLKLPAFAGILLIVGIVRKEFVLLTLVSFVGTDLSLALTSSQFIVLALIGMLYLPCLSTLSILIREFGVKAASVISAANLITAFIVGGIVAHVLSVFL, encoded by the coding sequence ATGAAGGAGCACTATCATATGGTTAAGATCCCGGATTGTATCGAAAAAAAAGAGTATGAAAAGAGTCTTTCACAAAAAAAAGAACTAAAAAAACCATGTGAAGATAAGGTTTCTTCATCAAATTGTGATATTACCATTGCCCTGGCTGGAAACGCTAATGTGGGTAAAAGTGTTATTTTTAACTATTTGACTGGATCTGACCAGGTGGTGGGCAACTGGCCGGGTAAGACAGTGAAACGTGCCGAAGGAAATCTTTTCTACCAGGGTCATAAAATCCACATAATAGATTTACCAGGCATATATTCATTTTCAACTTTTTCCATGGAGGAGATTGTATCCAGGGAATACATAGCACATGAAAAACCAGAAATTGTAATCAATGTGTTGGATGCATCTGTACTGGAGAGAAACCTTTTTTTCACCCTACAGTTAATGGAAATGAAAGTTCCCATGGTGGTATGTGTTAATCAGATGGATATTGCCCGGCAAAAGGGATACAATATTGACGCTGAGAAGTTAGAAAAAGCGCTTGGTGTTCCAGTAGTCCCAACAGTGGCAGTTACTGGTGAAGGATTACAAAAACTTGTAAAAGAAGCAATGAAAGTTGCTAAAACTAAAAATCAAGAAAATTTAATTGAATATGGCGGAGAAGTTGAAAAAACCATTAAAAGCCTTGAAACTTTCCTGAAATCTGAGAAAGTTCATGTGGGATACCCTAACCGTTGGGTGGCTATAAAACTACTGGAAAATGATCCTGAAATCAGCAAGATCGTTCAATCCACATCGGTTCGATCAATTCAGTTTGCCAATCATCTGGCACTTGAACTGGAAAAAATCCATGATGAGCCCTCTTTTGCAATTATGGCTTCGGAAAGATATGCACTGGCCAGTAAAATAGCTGCAGGAGCTCAAAAACGGACTGAATTCAAAATAACATTATCTGAAAAACTGGATAAAATATTAATCCACCCGGTTTATGGTTATTTCACCTCTGCACTGGTTATCATTGGTTTGTTGGTATGGACATTCATCATTGGAAATTTTCTCTCAGGCATAATCACGAATGTCATGGGATTTTTCCAACCTGTTGACCCTGTTTTATCTGGTCCATTACTTGCTGTTTTATGGAATGGTGCATTTGGTGGTCTGGTTGCTGGTTTAACTTTAATTGTTCCTTTTATAATTCCATTCTATATACTGCTGTCCTACATTCAGAACTCTGGTCTTTTAACTAGAGTAGCATTTATGATGGATAGTTTTATGCAAAAAATAGGTCTACATGGTAAAGCACTGATCCCATTGGTGCTAGGTTATGGATGCAGTGTACCTGCCATTGACAGTACTCGAATATTGGAAACTAAAAGAGAACGTCTTTTAGCAGCATTTGCCATAACATTTGCACCCTGTTCTGCAAGGACCATCATCATATTAAGTTTAGTGGCAGTCTTTGTTAGCATATGGTGGGCTCTGGCACTATATATTCTGGATTTAATTATAATTTTTATAATGGGAAAAATAGCTTTGAAAGCCATGCCTGGTGAATCCACCTCTCTTATAATGGAAATGCACTCTTTAAGAATTCCATCTTCATCTGTTATTCTTAAAGACACATGGAACCGAACTAAATCTTTAGCTTATATGGTAATTCCTGTTTTCATAATAGGAAGTGCAGTAATCCAGTTATTTTATGTATTGGGAGTTCTTGAACCAATAAGCAATTTTATGATACCTTTGACTGTGGGCTGGTTAAAACTCCCTGCCTTTGCAGGCATACTCCTCATTGTTGGTATAGTGCGTAAGGAGTTCGTTTTATTGACACTGGTATCCTTTGTGGGAACTGATCTTTCCCTTGCACTTACTTCCTCCCAGTTCATTGTTTTGGCATTAATTGGGATGTTATATTTGCCCTGCTTATCAACATTAAGTATATTGATCCGTGAATTTGGAGTAAAAGCAGCCAGTGTAATTTCAGCTGCTAATTTAATAACGGCATTCATTGTCGGGGGCATTGTGGCACACGTTTTATCAGTTTTCTTATGA